AGCTtttgaaatagattttttttttaattctggctgattttaatactgtaatgcctctaatacagggatgggcaacttccatgatggagagggccacatttttttcagcatgaccattggagggccacatgacctcacacttcaaataattgaatatgaaaaacgctacaaatgattttcaataagaacaaattttatatgaattcatatctgtatgtttacagcaccaacatttatcaacaactattttctgcatattaatgcattttaatacggcaaaagacaaacctgataaaaactgattgcaaatagctcattcaataatagcagaaaactagaccacagaggcccaacatttattgaagctaatgagagagctgtggtttggcctgctggctcacaatggactggatgtcaatgtcaattttcgtggttgtttgttgttgttgtttttttttttttgtttgttttttaattatgaaattatgaaattatttttgatctattcgcgggccgcactgagtgatgacgagggccgtgtgcggcccccgggccgccagttgcccatccctgctctaATAGTttcaataataacattatacATTGCTACTAAATTATtgtcttactggtgcaataaagcatttgagaaatatctcttttaaaacttaaacattgagtattttaggtttgtttacagtggttatggaactatttaaaatattgtgttttgtaaaggaagttgttagcatatctctttttttaaggtctattctttacattcttcagctgtttttctgataaaaagactaatttcttcatatattgtgtaattttgtatatattatgtatatattacataatataatataaataatatgggTTTATTGTGACCTTGCTGTCGGAGTAGATGACGTCGTCTCCTGCGTAGCTGTTGTACATCAGGTGGAAGTCTTCCTCATCTGCTTCATCATCCAGGTCCTCCAACCAACCACCATGGTGCTCTTTGGTTGCCGTAGCGACAGGCTCCGCCTTCTCCACCACTGGTGACGCCACAGAGACTGCAGGGTTCACCTCCTTCACTGTGGGCTGAAATAAACACATtacaatattaatttatattattttacagaaagaaaacacaaactTGTGCTGATCAGTGACTGTACTGTGTCTCACCTCTGGTGCTTTTACTGGGCTTTTTATAGAGGGCGCTGTGGAGTCAGAGTCCGTCGACACCTTCAGCCTCTTCACTGCATAAACACACAGTGATATAACATTAACACAGTTATAACTCCgcccacaaaacaaaaaaaacagataaactaTTCAATCATCACAGAAACCTGAGTCCGGCTCCACAGGGCTTCCCGTCGCTGGCTTCACCGGAGACGCAGCAGACGATTCAACAGAGCGAACCTGAGACACATCATTATAACACCTTATTATCCACTAATATACCTGATTAACACCCTGATCAATCTGATCTATCAGTCTGATGATAAcacttattaaataataatatcagtCTGGACTGAATCAGCAGGATTCAATTTCACAAATTACGATTTAGTACctcctataaatgattcagtaactaccatATATATAATTCTGTACCTAACACAaatgattcagcatctactacaaatgattcagtaactactatatatatatatttaattctgtatctactataaatcattcagtatcaactacaaaatgattcagtaactacctTATATAATTCTGTACCTaacacaaatgattcagtatctactacaagtgattcagtaactactatatacactgctcaaaaaaataaagggaacactcaaataacacatcctagatctgaatgaatgaaatattctcattgaatactttgttctgtacaaagttgaatgtgctgacaacaaaatcacacaaaaatcatcaatggaaatcaaatttattaaccaatggaggcctggatttggagccacacacaaaattaaagtgaaaaaacacactacaggctgatccaactttaatgtaatgtccttaaaacaagtcaaaatgaggctcagtattgtgtgtggcctccacgtgcctgtatgacctccctacaacgcctgggcatgctcctgatgaggtggcggatggtctcctgagggatctcctcccagacctggactaaagcatccgccaactcctggacagtctgtggtgcaacgtgacgttggtggatggagcgagacatgatgtcccagatgtgctcaatcggattcaggtctggggaacgggcgggccagtccatagcttcaatgccttcatcttgcaggaactgctgacacactccagccacatgaggtctagcattgtcctgcattaggaggaacccagggccaaccgcaccagcatatggtctcacaaggggtctgaggatctcatctcggtacctaatggcagtcaggctacctctggtgagcacatggagggctgtgcggccctccaaagaaatgccaccccacaccattactgacccactgccaaaccggtcatgctgaaggatgttgcaggcagcagaccgctctccacggcgtctccaggcacgtctgtcatgtgctcagtgtgaacctgctttcatctgtgaagagcacaaggcgccagtggcgaatttgccaatcctggtgttctctggcaaatgccaagcgtcctgcacggtgttgggctgtgagcacaacccccatctgtggacgtcgggccctcataccatcctcatggagtcggtttctaaccgtttgtgcagacacatgcacatttgtggcctgctggaggtcattttgcagggctctggcagtgctcctcctgttccttcttgcacaaaggcggaggtagcggtcctgctgctgggttgttgccctcctacggcctcctccacgtctcctggtgtactggcctgtctcctggtagcgcctccagcgctggacactacgctgacagacacagcaaaccttcttgccacagctcgcattgatgtgccatcctggatgagctgcactacctgagccacttgtgtgggttgtagagtccgtctcatgctaccacgagtgtgaaagcaccaccaacattcaaaactgaccaaaacatcagccaaacagcataggttctgagaagtggtctgtggtccccacctgcagaaccactcctttattgagtgtgtcttgctaattgccaataatttccacctgttgtctgttccatttgcacaacagcaggtgaaattgattgtcaatcagtgttgcttcctaagtggacagtttaatttcacagaagtttgatttacttggagttatattgtgttatttgagtgttccctttatttttttgagcagtgtatatatgtaattctgtatctactataaatcattcagtatctactacaaaatgattcagtaactacctTATATAATTCTGTACCTAAcacaaataattcagtatctactacaaaaaTGACTCAGTAAATCctacaaatgattcagtcacTACCATATGTATAATTATGTACCCaacacaaatgattcagtatctactacaaatgattcagtaactactatatatatatttaattctgtatctactataaatcattcagtatctactacaaaatgattcagtacctCCTATAATTGATTCAGTCATTTCCATATATATCATTCTGTACCCAAcacaaataattcagtatctactacaaaaaTGACTCAGTAAATCCTACAAATGATTCAGTCGCTACCATATGTATAATTATGTACCCaacacaaatgattcagtatctactacaataTGATTCAGTTAgctgtataaatgattcagtatctactacaataTGATTCAGTTAGCTGTATAAATGATTCGGTATCTACTACAATATGATTCAGTTAgctgtataaatgattcagtaactaccatATATTATTTTGTACCCAACAcaagtgattcagtatctaccttaaatgatatatatatttaattctactataaatatatatatatataaatatatatatatatatttaattctgtatctactataaattattcagtatctactacaagatgattcagtaactaccTTATATAATTCTGCACCtaatacaaatgattcagtatctgctacgTATGATTTAGCATCTAATAGACATAATTCAGTTCCTGCTATAAATGACACATTACCTAAAAATAATTCAGTCACTGTTATAACAGTAATATGTAATTGCTAATGGTCACCTGTGTGATGGGGGGTCTGTTCATGGTCTTGCGGGCGCGGTGGACTTTAGGGGGTGgggctgaggaagaggaggatgaagaaagagaggaagaggaggaggaggaggaggggtttTTACTGCCCGGCCCACATACACTCATCTTCGCTCGACCGGAGGATGCAGACGGAGACGAGGGAGGAGCGGACTTAGCAGCatgacctgagagagagagagagagagagagagagatcagcgGTCACATGATCATGGTGGTGTAATTTGATTGGACACAGCAGAGCTTGCGTGTTAACTGCAGGTTTACCTGTATATGGTTTGGTGAAGCTGGACGTCGCTGTGTTCTCACTGCTCCCCCCATCTTTCTCCTTCTCCTTTAGACTCTCTTTAAAGATAAAGGTAAATTAAGATAAGTCAGGAAACCAACTTTTATTGAGAGACTTTAGTTTAATGTGTAGAAAGTAAGAAGAGACAAATTTGGTGAGACAGACTCCTTAACatgtgtttctttaaattttaccaaattaaaaacctctggaatataatcaagaggaagatggatgatcacaaaccatcaaaccaccaaactgaactgcttgaatttttgcaccaggagtaaagcagcataaagttatccaaaagcagtgtgtaagactggtggaggagaacatgatgccaagatgcatgaaaactgagattaaaaaccaccagggttattccaccaaatattgatttctgaactcttaaaactttatgaatatgaacttgttttctttgcattatttaaggtctgaaagctctgtatctttttttttttgttatttcagacatttctcattttctataaaataaatgctctaaatgagaatatttttatttggaatttgggagaaatgttgtctgtagtttatagaataaaacaacaatgttcattttactcaaacataaacctataaatagcaaaatcagagaaacaaattTTCTTATCGTATCTTCccctctgattttagctgactccaccctaagATCAAATTTGAAAAcaggttaaaaaaataatgtgaagagtagtttgggaggagcacttggtgatgtatgggtttaggggcggagcaGAGTGGAGAGCTGACTGGCCTAAGCAGTACTTCTCAGTGAGACGCGTTTACCAcaataaaagagcttttttttaaaggttagaaagtgtttattaaaatttaagcaggactggtgtaTTTCATTACTTCTAAGGAACACGTAGGTTAGAGTGTGTATGAAGGAGAGGAGCATCACCTGAGGGTTTGGAGTGCGCTGGTCGGCTCTCAGATGGACTCTGGACAATAAAACAACAGAATAAATCACATTACAGACCTTTACAGGTACTTtccaacattattttttaaattaggcTGGTTTTAAACGTTGTCAgaagaggttcagcatgaagtgctgtaagattttgactttagacttgataataaaacacagtggatcaacaccagcagatatcagacatgactctccaaaccatcactgattggtggaaacttcacactagacctcgagcagtttggactgtgtgtctctccactcttcctccagactctgataccttgatttactttaaatgaaatgtaaaatttactgatgatcagtggtggtttggagaggcatgtctgtcatctgctggtgttgatccactgtgttttattatcaagtctaaagtcagtgcagttttgttttcccacaaaatcttacagcacttcatatcttacagcttccctctgctgaaaacaacttttatagagatgcagatttcattttccagcaggatttggcacactgcccacactgccaaaagtacaattggtcttattttgggttttcattggctgtaagccataatcatcaacaataaaataaataaactcttaaaatagaccactctgtttaatacatctatataatattatgAGTTTCACATAAATACATGTCATAATGTTATAATGAATAATAACAGTAGGTAACTGAATGCTCTATTCACTGCTGTATTATTAGATTATCTACCAGACTGCAGTAATAACACAGTGTTCACAgtttatatacctataaaaacactataaacacatATTTACCCCCAGCTACAGTGTTAATAAGTATAATGTTGTGTATTTATCAGTGTATAAATCAGTGtgtgattaataataaagataaagagCTGTAGATCATTATTTATCCTCTAAACCCGGGATTAATCCGCTCACACTCAGTTAAACTGGTTAAATCAATCTTTAATCTGCTGTTAATCTGAACTCACCtcctccatgtctctctctctctctgcagcttttctttattaaacacagaaaaaCTCAAACAGTAAAGAGATAAAAACACACCGGAGCGGGGCTCCGTTCAAAATGGCTACAGGAGAAACgcgccttcaaaataaaagtcccctttCGCAAACCGTTTACTTACCCGCCGCGACTCCCACAGACTGAGACAGTTAGCTGAACATTAGCtgaacatttaactaacattcaagcAACGTTTAACTAACCTTCAATTAGCAATCGCTTCATTCATGTTTAAATAGTGCTCACCTGACATTCAAGCAACGTTCACCTAACACTCACCTGACATTCAATCAACGTTTAACAAACGTTCACCTAACATTCAAGCAATGTTCAACTAACAATTACTTAATATTTTATCAGgttcaaaaaatatttaatcaggttaaaaaaaaaattcaagtaacACTTACTAACGCTTGCTTAACATTTAGGCAACGTCTAACTAACGCTCACTTAACATTTACGCAATGTTTAACTAAcaattacttaatatttaatcaggtttaaATAGTGCTCACCTAACATTCAAGAAATATTCAACTAACACGCACCTAACATTCAAGCAAGGTTTAACTAATGCTCACTTTACATTTAGGCAACGTCTAACTAACGTTCACTTAACATTTAGGCAACGTCTAACGCTCACTTAACATTTAGGCAACGTCTGACTAACGCTCACTTAACATTTACACAATGTTTAACTAAcaattacttaatatttaatcaggtttaaAAAGTGCTCACTTAACATTCAAGTAACACTAACGCTTGCTTAACATTTAGGCAACGTCTAACTAACGCTCGCTTAACATTTACGCAATGTTTAACTAAcaattacttaatatttaatcaggtttaaATAGTGCTCACCTAACATTCAAGAAATATTCAACTAACACGCACCTAACATTCAAGCAAGGTTTAACTAATGCTCACTTTACATTTAGGCAACGTCTAACTAACGTTCACTTAACATTTAGGCAACGTCTAACGCTCACTTAACATTTAGGCAACGTCTGACTAACGCTCACTTAACATTTACACAATGTTTAACTAAcaattacttaatatttaatcaggtttaaAAAGTGCTCACTTAACATTCAAGTAACACTAACGCTTGCTTAACATTTAGGCAACGTCTAACTAACGCTCACTTAACATTTACGCAATGTTTAACTAAcaattacttaatatttaatcaggtttaaATAGTGCTCACCTAACATTCAAGAAATATTCAACTAACACGCACCTAACATTCAAGCAAGGTTTAACTAATGCTCACTTTACATTTAGGCAACGTCTAACTAACGTTCACTTAACATTTAGGCAACGTCTAACGCTCACTTAACATTTAGGCAACGTCTGACTAACGCTCACTTAACATTTACACAATGTTTAACTAAcaattacttaatatttaatcaggtttaaAAAGTGCTCACTTAACATTCAAGTAACACTAACGCTCACTTAACATTTACACAATGTTCAACTAAcaattacttaatatttaatcaggtttaaATAGTGCTCACCTAACATTCAAGAAATATTCAACTAACACGCACCTAACATTCAAGCACGGTTTAACTAATGCTCACTTAACATTTAAGCAATGTTCACCTAACGTTCAAGCAACAGGGTAGTTTATTTGCTAACTAACGAAATCAGACATTGTCTGAGtaacaaaaatctaaaaattcAGTCCAGCTCCTTGGTTCAATAACAAAATCAGACTAATTCattgtaaataacaaaatcagaccaTCTTATTggctaaaaaacaaaatcaatctAGCCAATTGCCTATTTATTGAATAACATAATCAGACTAGTTTATttgctgaaaaaacaaacaagcaagtaAGCTCATTGGCTTTAATATCAAAATTAGACTAGCTTATTGgctaagtagcaaaatcagacacTGGCGTAACACAAAAAAGCTCATTGGCTCATAACAAGATTCAGACCAATGCATTAGCTGATTAACAAAATCAGACTAGCTTATTGGCTGAATAACAAAATCAGACCAGCTTATTGGCTGAATAACAAAATCAAAGCAGCTTATTggctaaataacaaaatcagaccaGCCTATTGGCTGAAAAACAAAATCAGACCAGTTTTTTGCTAAATAACAAAATCATAGCTTATTGGCCAAATAACAAAAACTGGGGAGCTTATAGACTGAATAACAAAATCAGACTATCGTATTGGCTGAATAAGAACATCAGAGCAGCCTATTGGCTGAATAACAAAATCAGACTAGCTTTTTGCTAAATAACAAAATCCGACCAGCTTATTGGCTGATTAACAAAATAAGACTAGCTTATTggctaaataacaaaatcagactaGCTCATTGgctgaaaaatgaaattaaacatgGGCTAACAACTATTAATTAGACATGCTAACAAAATTAGACCACATTATTTAGAGAATAAAATACAACTTAGGCTTGCTTTTTAGCTGAATAACAAAATAAGACTTTGGTTTCAGAACAAAAGTAGACCAGCTGTGATGGGAAGGTTTTATTCAGAGTCTTCGTTAGCTTCCTCAGATTCACTGCTAGAACTGGAGTCCTCTAGGATCAGGTAATTCTGGAAAAACAGAAAGCATGAATTTTCAGAGGCATAATCAGATTAGTTTGAACAGGACTGGGTTCATGGAAATGGGTGTAGATCATCGTGTACAGTGCCATCTTTAACCTCACCTTATTGTGAGCGTCGCCACCACAAGCGTCTGGGAAACACTGTGTGAACTTGACCTCCTTCAGAGGTACAACACTGGTTCCCTTTTCCCCCGATGGTGTTGTTTCAGCCGTCCGACACATTTTCCATAATCTGAAGGAAGGTTTTTCCTTCTTTTCCTTCTCTAATCCGATAGCCGTACGTGCCGCCAGTATGTGGCAGCAGTGGTGAGCCAAGAAGCAAGAGCATCGTTCTTCTGGGTAGACTTTAACAACGTATTTCTGGCCCCTCCACCCCGTTACAAAGAACGACTTTATGCTGGGCTCAAGACTTATTTTGTTCTTCTCAATGATCAGTTCTGCCATTGGTCGCATTGATGCCAGGTCGTACCCTCCTGATGCCTCCTGCTCTGGCATGGTGTCACTGTCATCAGCCAAACTGTTCTTAAAGAAGTGGACAATCTCTTTCGGGGTCATAACAAACTCTGGGAAGTCAACATCATCCATGTCGGTAGCACTTCTGGAGCTTGCGGGAGTGGGTTTGTAGGGCCCCATGTTGCAACTGCTTCTCAAGACTTCGTTTAGGAAGTACATCGAGATCTGGAATGTCGTGAATACAGTCGTTTCCAGTCTGAGTTTCCTATGCCTCATCTGTATCAGCATCATACTGAGTTCTTGAAAAGTACTAGTGATCTTTTCATCTTCTGGTAGGCCAAGTGCTTTGAGGGTAAACCTGGCAGACCTTTTTGTCAGGGCCTCCAGGTGCATCTGGAAGTACTCAAGGAAGGCAGTGCTCCAGGTAACAGAAAAGTAACCAAGTTTAACCCTCCATTGTTCTTCAGTTTCCGAACAAATAAGACTCCTCAAATTGTTCATGTACCCTTGCACATTGTCCTCAATGTCATCCTCTTCACAAAACATCACTTTGTATCTCAGATGGTACAGAACTTGACGGAAGCTGTTGAATGCAGAAGCGTTGGGTAAGACATTTTTGACAGAGTTCTCAACGACAGCCTCGCAATCAGTGCAAATCACAAATCGATTGGAGTTCAGATCTGGCAGAAGACATAGAAGTTCCTCTAGAAATATGGTGTGAGCTCTCTCTTTCTGGCACTGGTGAATGTGGAAAGCTAACGGAAAAGTTGGGCTCTCCTCAAAATCATTGTGGCAAAAAAGAAGAGGCGTCACGTAGAAGTTCTCCAGGTTAAATGTGCTGTTGTAGTAGAGGATATGCGTTACGCATGGATCTGAATTCTTCAGCATCACTTGGAACTGCTCGGTCATCTCGGGCAATGCAGCGACGATAATCACATCTGGGTAAACACTCATATGAACAACGAAGTCCTTCAGCTCCCTGCACATCATTTGAGTCGCCATTATGTCTTTGGGGTTGAGAAAGTTGCCTGACTCTTCGCCAGTGTTTGGATTTTGCTCCATGCTCGCTGACATCAAGGTTTCTGCAAGTGGTTTGCTGTTGACAGGAGTGTTTTCTGTGATCTTCTGCACTTCAGAAACATCAGAAATATCCAGCTCCTCTTCGACTTTCTTGAGTTCCTCTTGAGGCGTGGTTTGTGCAAACATCTGTTGGCCAAACTGGATGTGTCTACGAGGTCTCCGTAATCGTGAATTCTCACCTAAGTAATGTACCAACATGTACGGTCCAACATCTTCAGACATCTCATATATCCGCCTTCTAATCTCTTGACCTTCTCCTCGAGCAACAAAGTATCTCACTGTCAGGTAACCTCTAGGGTGAGGAACATTCCTTGTACCCAAGTTGATCCACAGGGCATTCTCCGGTGTCCAGTCTTGACCTCTATTTCCCTGACCTTTTTGATATTTGTACAAGTAAAGCTCTCCAGACTGGGGATGCGCTGGTTGCAGTGAGCTCACTTTACTTACATCCACATTTGTTAGAATTCGTACCGCCTCATCAGTCGACAGGCAGCGGTTTATGACGTCATACACCTGATTGCACTTTCTGGAGCTGCCTTCGCTGtcattttccattttaaacaaCTGGTCAGTTTCGCCAAATTCCTGTGGTTCGGTTTTGACTAGTTCCTGTGGTGCAGAAGCTGGGTAAGCAGGGCTTGGCAGAAAAGACCCTTGGAGTCCCTGTGGTTCACACTGCGATGTTAAACCTGTCTTTCTCCAAACGTCATAAAACTGACGTCTCCTTCGGAGGGAGTTCGGTTTTCCAGTTGCCCTGATGATTCTCCCCCACAGCCCATTCTTAACTCTATAACCCTCATTTTGCAGGCGTTGTTTATCGATGTGCAGAACCTGCAGGGCTGattttatttccttgtatatcgGTTCTGTTACATGCAATTCCAttcttcttctcattttctattggTCCTAAAAAAGGGAGTCACAAGTTTAGAGTCCAACATGCGTCTTGGGTGAGGTGATCAGAAATGAATGCCGTTCACAGGCATGGTATTATAAATGCATATTCTGTGAGAATTCTGCTTGTGATCCAATTTCTCACATTATTTCTACTGGAGGCGTTTGACGTTAGCaaacataccctgaaatatcatgatatccTTATTGTGATATGACACATTCTGTGGATATTGTGAGTATGTAAACTGACAATGACTTActgaaattattataaatatcatatttaattcagtttctttgggtttatttgtgcaaatgtaaaaattaaaatacTGATCTGAAAACACTGCCAgtgtattttctattttctgtGCAAGTTTAAGAGTTGATACTATGGAGGACGATAAattaagcataaataaataaatgcacatataagtaaataaataaaataaataaataaatatattttgtcatGACAAAGTACACACTTGAAAGTATATAAGGAATCTATTTCAATATTTCCATGCATTACCCTTTATTTGGGGctgtttctgcatttctgcatttattttttatatattaccgtatttctgtatttctgcatttgtatgttaattaagttcatgcatggaaatatggaaatagaATCCTGATATAATTAAGTGTGCACTTTTTCatgacaaaatatatttattaattaattaaataatttatctatacaattatttatgagtatttatttatttattcatttatatgtat
This genomic stretch from Astyanax mexicanus isolate ESR-SI-001 unplaced genomic scaffold, AstMex3_surface scaffold_31, whole genome shotgun sequence harbors:
- the LOC111190472 gene encoding uncharacterized protein LOC111190472: MENDSEGSSRKCNQVYDVINRCLSTDEAVRILTNVDVSKVSSLQPAHPQSGELYLYKYQKGQGNRGQDWTPENALWINLGTRNVPHPRGYLTVRYFVARGEGQEIRRRIYEMSEDVGPYMLVHYLGENSRLRRPRRHIQFGQQMFAQTTPQEELKKVEEELDISDVSEVQKITENTPVNSKPLAETLMSASMEQNPNTGEESGNFLNPKDIMATQMMCRELKDFVVHMSVYPDVIIVAALPEMTEQFQVMLKNSDPCVTHILYYNSTFNLENFYVTPLLFCHNDFEESPTFPLAFHIHQCQKERAHTIFLEELLCLLPDLNSNRFVICTDCEAVVENSVKNVLPNASAFNSFRQVLYHLRYKVMFCEEDDIEDNVQGYMNNLRSLICSETEEQWRVKLGYFSVTWSTAFLEYFQMHLEALTKRSARFTLKALGLPEDEKITSTFQELSMMLIQMRHRKLRLETTVFTTFQISMYFLNEVLRSSCNMGPYKPTPASSRSATDMDDVDFPEFVMTPKEIVHFFKNSLADDSDTMPEQEASGGYDLASMRPMAELIIEKNKISLEPSIKSFFVTGWRGQKYVVKVYPEERCSCFLAHHCCHILAARTAIGLEKEKKEKPSFRLWKMCRTAETTPSGEKGTSVVPLKEVKFTQCFPDACGGDAHNKNYLILEDSSSSSESEEANEDSE